agaatgcgcaTGCCATCTCACTCAACATATAGTTGTAGGAAATCCAGTCAATAGGCCaaaacaatagacctcagcaCGAGGCTCCGGGGAATAAAGTATAGTGTTTATTCCCTGGAGCCTCGtgctgaggtctattgtttacggctgaattttaaaatatcgaaattggccaTTAGTAtttcaatagaccttttcagcttgtaagTTTCgctttcccatttcagaccacctGATACTACTCTAGGGAATGGTTCCTTTCAAATgccgtcttatgcacgtgcaaatgtacgtaTAACttatgaaaacacaaagaatatCACGTGATCTGAATTGggtaaacaaaacatacaagctaaaaaggttCCAATTTTACAGTTTAGATCATATATGTGTTGATCAAATAACCAAGCAACATTATCTTGAATTTGTTTAAAACTAATTTTTGACTTGGTAAATAATCCGCTTGACTTGATGAACTTTTGAATGATTaaattagcaaaaaaaaaaacaacaaacaaaaaaacgtcGTTTGATTAACGCTCAGTTTGACTTCAAACAGCCGAgataaatttatttgttatgTAACTTATAATCACAATTAAAATAtcatattaatttatttagtATAGACCACTCAAGTGAAGAGTGCTTTTGGCGCTCCCTGATTGGTTAACTGGGAGATGATTATACAATTATATTCACGCCGGAGAATCGAGCGGCGCGCGAAACACTAGTTTTTGGtgctattttttcaacttgtgcggtatttactaaaacaattattcacctcagtaTCGGTGAAaatggtggatatttacctccaccctcagtgaataattttaaataatttgagCTCCTTCGTTGGCCGTCTGTGATTTTCGCGCTAAAACAATTTGAATAAACGCGCACTTTACTTATCGGTTAATTAAATATTCCAAAATTCCTCTTTTTGAATGGTCCGAGAAAAATGCGTCCCATTTTTTTACATCAAGCAGCTTTAGCAACGACGACAGCAGCTTTCAGTAAACTGCGACGCTACcaacaaacaattttcttgAGTCAAGAGGCGCGCTGCACGTAAGGAATTTATTTTAGATTTAGCTAATTAAAAATGAGTTGTTGCAGCAGTTTCGCCAACACAGTCACAACTTGGATCCCGTTGACGTTATGTTCTCTGTTCATGTGACGTCTTTACAGATGTTGGCGTCGTTACTGGAAAAGCTCTCTctcatttttgccattttaacACCTTTCTACACACATAGCAATTCCCATTCCGCCACCGATACATAACGCAGCGACTCCACGTCTTCTTTGCGTCCTTTTTAGGCCATGTAATAAAGTGACGAGAACTCGACACCCGGATGCGCCAAGAGGATGTCCAAGAGCGATAGCACCACCGCTAACGTTGacctaaaaaaaaaccaatcTAACCGTTGAGGAAATGGCACCAAAATGGCAGATGTCAACACAACGACAGCAATGCTTCTGATGAAAAGATGGCCTTTAGGAACACAGGACACCCAAGACGACACATAATTCCCCCAAACCATGACTGCTTTCTCCAAATAAAAGACAGTCATGTTGAAATTTCATCGCCCACAAAGAAAATCaccagaaaatgaaaataattaatacgGTAGAGAGAGGAGGTTGGCGGGAAAACGTCAATATTTCTATGCTTACttcttcgctctgacgaagggctatcGCTCGAAGCGTCAACTTTGCTACCTCCTTAGGGTGAAATTGACCCTTACCTTCCGTTTTGTGGCTTGCAGTAAGAATAAATCAGGGAGGTGGTGACTAGTTTCTTCTTTACTAAACTAGTCATCAACTGGTATATACTTCATGTGAGAATGACATATATGCATCCAGATAGGTAAACACTGGTGCACATGAAGTATATACCCATCAACTCCCCAATTTTTGACTACGCGTCATACAACAGAAGAACATGGAGTGGTCAAATTATTGGTGTACCTTTTGAGGATCAACTCCAAGATCTTTAACGACAGCACAAGATTGAGCAGCAAATGCTTCATTTAATTCGAACAGGTCAACATCTCTGATATGCCAGTTGGCCTTTTGAAGCtgaaatatcattaattaagTAAGACGTCAgcaatgaaacatttctttatAAAGATTTTATGGAGAAAAGAATAATATTGCGAAAAGTGagacaaaaagaacaaaaagggCAAGGAGCCAGTCAGGActtaaagttgaaaaaaaaattaaactaagAACAAAAAGTGcctatagaccactttcataaaatggtggtgcattttgttattcctttgtatttatgttaattagacctactggcttcactttggtttaaatattctttagaattttgcccatggcagtgAGGCCAATAaagcttattagcattaaaacaaaagaatattaaatttgatcgccattatgaaagaggtctatactGACATACTCCTTATGATACTTTTGCCTTCACTTAACGAGAACTGGAAGTAACCCTTTAAGTAAAGTCGCCTTAAAAATCAAGTCACTTTGCCCTGAAGATGAATTTGACTCAGGTTGTCTAAATGTCACTCACGATAATCTCTCTCAGGCTTCATTTACCCAGGGAATCAAATTCCATTTCGCTTTTGTAGTTTTGATCTTTACCTGCACTCTATGGTGCAGTGAATCAAGGGAATTAAGACCCATCACTGTGAACATGAACCAAACCAAGGTTCCTGTATTGCctaacaagagaaaaactttAAATAGAGCAGGATAATCGAGTCTTTAAGataacaaaaaccaaaagatAACGCTTTCTTAAGACTCACAGCTTTCCATGTCGCTGGTATGGGACCTGTGCCCATTACTTCTGGGTCCACACCAGCCTGACCCCATGACACAATGCGAGCTAAGGGGGTCATTCCTCTCCTCGAAGCCTCTGCATAAGTCATCAGAATCACCGCAGCTGAGCCATCGTTAATTCCTGAAGCATTTCCTGCAGTGACAGTCCCACTGCCATCTTGAATAAAGCAGGGTTTTAGACGTGCTAGACCTTCTAGGGTAGTCCCGTGACGCGGAAACTCATCCTCTTTAACATCTATCATTCCTGTAATAATTGGCAGTGAGTTCTACAGTAGAGCAGTTACCAAGGAAGATTTTTTGTGCGAGGAAAATCCAAGCAAACAAGTCAACTTTCATTTGGCTTACAACTGGTTTAGAAAAAGGTGCAAGATGATTATTCAGAGCTTATCACAAAGTGCAGTCAGGAAGAAACCAAAGTGCTGGCAAATCTTACTATGACAgtgaactgaaaaatgataattaaaaaaaaaagtgtaggaaacttttcaataattttatttatcacCTGGTACAAGGCGCATCATAGATTTTGGAGCACCAATGTTTGGAAACCACACTAAGAAAAGataagtaacaaaaaaaagtgcaaTCTACAGTTTTCTTTCGTGACACCGAATGGGAGTGGTAGGCATTAATTTAAGATCTTTTGCTGCATAAAGGATGGTTGTTTTTGGAGCACTGTTTTCAACTGTACACCTGCTAACACTTGTTTCTATCCAAGCACTGACATGCATGAAAGCCATGGCTAGAATTAGGTAAAGGGATTGGAATTCACAAAGTGTAAGTGAGATCCACTAATGTCCAGAACTGTACATAAATTCACTGCAcgctcaattttgaaaaacctAACAAAGTGTAACATTAAGTCAAAGAGTAAACCAACTGTTTGTGACTTTAGGGTTAGTGTTTACATTGTGTTATGTTTCAGGATGGGATCAGGGTTATGGGTTATGTCTTTTTGAGGGATATAGTAAGGAGGGCACTTAAGTATCATTGTCTGTATTGCCCCCACAAGTAATGGCGAagtcaatagggagcttaagcaaccacgacaatgatggcaacaagaacgtcacaaatttgcatctTAACAATGAAAGATAGAAGCGTTGTACGCTTTGCTCccacatttttcaattttgcacattttgctgacgttctcgttctttctatgacgtgaaaagaactgttttgcagttgtgtggacgacataagcatatgatgacaaatgttcaattttgtctggTTTATCTctcaagcgctggttccaatttaattccatgaAAGTTGGAACACATTTTGGAAGCATAATGACTGAATAACtgagaaattattgcagaaacacgaagttacattttcagatgacgttctgcTGCCGTCGACattgtgtttgcttaagctccctaatgacaAGGGTTagaggacactttgtgatgcttACTAAAAAGGGTATGCATCTAATAATTAACTATTATTGAGCAAGATTGAgcaaaatatcatgatttgTCAGTGACAAgcagatcaataattattagcggaaggctgaggcaaataattgatctgtaAGACACTGataaatcacgatattttgcaataactgagttcaataattgttttatcattggatcactgttcttttgatcaactaaatatgtcaaatcactctctgTGTGCACGGGGAACCGATCCCCCATTTTCACATGAAAGCGCAGTTTCAATTACCCATGCGCAGAACATTATTTgtagcaaaacacttatttataggcagttatttgcaggACATGTGGTGAGCAATCCTGGATACGATTTGTGAGAGGCATTGCTCTCCAAAAAGTGGACCTCAAGCTGCTTAGGAAGCCATGAATCTCTGTGGGTACAGTGGGCACAATAGTGAAACAgccacaataataattagctATGataatgaggaaaataatccTCTTACCCTCCTCTCTGCATTACTTTTCCCTCTTCCTTCCCATCATTCCAGCACCCATGCAGATATACATCTTTAAACGGCATGCTAAGAAAGCCACCATGACTTCAGCTTTCATGCCATTTTGGCCAGGACTTCTATTCAATTGGTACAATGTAATAATGCTGTACTTACCTTTCCTTATTTTTACAGGAATACTTATGAGTTCATCATTGAAATGACCATCTTTCTGTGCCTTCTCAGCTTGATTTTGTGATGAGAGAGCAAACTCATCTTGATTTTGCCTgcttattttccattgtttagCAACATTCTCAGCTATaagaaaatacatttttaaataatgCATACTGAACCATCACAATAACTTTACATTGCACTAAGTGAGAGCAGTTACCAAAACattaataatgacaataataatattaactatgATGATAATGTCATGATGCATCAAAACCATGTAAGTTCTTCAAGCACACTCCATTACTCTGTTATTGCAAGCACAATAACCATACTCATTTGATAACAGGATCTGCATTCTGTTTGCTGAAAACCACATCCTTTTTACCAAAATGACACTGGTTTTGTACAATTTTGATATATCCAATCTCTAAGTTCCCTCTTGTGGTTTGGTtttgaaagaataaaaaataatataatgtaAATCTACATACTTGTAAGGATTTTGGACTTTGGCTTTGAACAAAACAGTGGTATCATAATGACTTTTACTCATGCAGGAAAATTTTTCAGTAAGAATATTATAATTGAAAAGGAACAACaatttcagtaataattttttccttctcaacaTATATAAGCAGTCCAAAACAGCAAGTCTAACGGAAAACATTTTGCACTCAAAGGTTCATGGAAGCACCAATCAACACACGAGTTTCAAGTACTGGAAATCTATAGATGGGTGGGTGGGATAGAGGTCAGAAATGGCAGATCAACAAAAACTGCTTGCCTTAGGTCACCTGATCACCCCAGCAGTGtctaagaaaaatattttactaaTTTCATGTCACTCAGGCAGTGGGAAAGTCTCAGCACAAACCTGTTATTCCCATGTGATAATTACGAAAGGCATCAATAATTCCATCAGTCATCATAGAATCTACAAGTTTCATGTCACCCATCTTCAACGGTGACCTCATGTGACAACAGTGTGGGGCCTTCAgaacaacaaaatattgattttattacctttgccattggtgtttaacgggacatagtttttggctttccatgttgttaaccctttccaccctaaggggttccccattgatgagtaaaattgtc
This sequence is a window from Acropora palmata chromosome 6, jaAcrPala1.3, whole genome shotgun sequence. Protein-coding genes within it:
- the LOC141883251 gene encoding acetyl-CoA acetyltransferase, cytosolic-like isoform X1, coding for MANISSYKNYDVVIVAAKRTPIGNLNGCLSSLKAHELGAIVIRDVLAQAQIPPSDVSEVIMGQVFTAAQGQGPARQAAMYAGIPSSVPAYSINMLCGSGLKAVALGYQSVMSDTTAVIVAGGQESMSQAPHCCHMRSPLKMGDMKLVDSMMTDGIIDAFRNYHMGITAENVAKQWKISRQNQDEFALSSQNQAEKAQKDGHFNDELISIPVKIRKVWFPNIGAPKSMMRLVPGMIDVKEDEFPRHGTTLEGLARLKPCFIQDGSGTVTAGNASGINDGSAAVILMTYAEASRRGMTPLARIVSWGQAGVDPEVMGTGPIPATWKALQKANWHIRDVDLFELNEAFAAQSCAVVKDLGVDPQKVNVSGGAIALGHPLGASGCRVLVTLLHGLKRTQRRRGVAALCIGGGMGIAMCVERC
- the LOC141883251 gene encoding acetyl-CoA acetyltransferase, cytosolic-like isoform X2, with the protein product MANISSYKNYDVVIVAAKRTPIGNLNGCLSSLKAHELGAIVIRDVLAQAQIPPSDVSEVIMGQVFTAAQGQGPARQAAMYAGIPSSVPAYSINMLCGSGLKAVALGYQSVMSDTTAVIVAGGQESMSQAPHCCHMRSPLKMGDMKLVDSMMTDGIIDAFRNYHMGITAENVAKQWKISRQNQDEFALSSQNQAEKAQKDGHFNDELISIPVKIRKGMIDVKEDEFPRHGTTLEGLARLKPCFIQDGSGTVTAGNASGINDGSAAVILMTYAEASRRGMTPLARIVSWGQAGVDPEVMGTGPIPATWKALQKANWHIRDVDLFELNEAFAAQSCAVVKDLGVDPQKVNVSGGAIALGHPLGASGCRVLVTLLHGLKRTQRRRGVAALCIGGGMGIAMCVERC